The Juglans regia cultivar Chandler chromosome 6, Walnut 2.0, whole genome shotgun sequence genome contains the following window.
TCCTCTCTGTTAACCCAAATAGAGGTAGGAATTCAACGCCCAGTTTATTACTTTAGCAAAGCTTTTCGAGGTACAGAAGCCAGGTATCCCCAAACAGAAATGCTCACTTTAGTAGTCACCGCTAGGAGGCTGAGGCCCTACTTTCAGGCCTACCCCGTAAAGGTCCAAACCGATGTCCTCCTGAGGAAGATATTGCAAAAATGCGACATCACAGGCCAAATGACTAGCTGGGTGATTAATTAAGCGAGTTCGAGATCGAATACCTCCCTCAGACGTCAATAAAAGGACAGGTGCTAGCAGACTTTGTAGTCGAATTCTCAAACTTCCCTGAAGAAGTGATTATTGCTCCCCCAGGGCAAGCAGTGGCAAGTGTATGTCGACGGTTCGTCTTGTCGGATAGGTGGCGGTGCGGGACTACACATAGTGACAGACTCGGGTGAGAGGTTCGATTATGCGCTCAAACTCAGGTTCAAGGTCACCAACAACGAGGAGGAATATGAGCCGCTCTTGTTAGGACTAACGCTTGCCAGGTCCCTTAGCGCGACTGAAGTTGAAGTAAAAGCTGACTCGCAGATAGTGGTAGGGCAGGTGACCGGACAGTTCCTCACGAAGGGGGAAAATCTAAAAAGATATCTCCAACGAGTGGGAGAAAAACGAGATCGCTTCCAGTATTTTGCCAACCATCAGATTCCTAGAGGAGAGAACCAGGAAGCGGGTTGGGTAACTAAGGCCGCTTCAGGACAAGAAGAGGTCCCGCTTCCGGACCATGTGGTTGCCCAAACTGTTGATATAGCTGCGGTGGGAATTTGGGTGTCAGCTATCGAGGTCCTATAGCCACCGGAATGGGCCGCGGATATTTTGAGGTTTCTTCAAGAGGGAATTCTGCCCAATGATCGGGAAGAAGTCCAAAAGGTTAGGAATCGGGTAGCCAGATTTATTCTGGTAGAGGGAATCCTGTATAAAAGGGGATATGCCGAGCCTCTGTTAAGGTGCATTTCTTCCGAGCAAGCTCAGTACGTGTTGGCTGAAATCCATGAAGGAGTTTGCGGCAATCACGCGAGCAAGAGGGCATTGGCGCTACGAATTGCTCGGGCAGTGTACTACTGGCCTAATACTCACAAGGATGCCGACAAGTTTGCTCGAAAGTGTCTTAAATGCCAGGAAAACGCCCCTATACCTCATTGCCCACCCGCAGAGCTTACCTTTGTCACTGCTCAGTGGCCCTTCGTCCAATGGGGGTTGGATCTCATCGATCCCCTCCCAACGGGCAAAGGAGGGGTAAAATTTGTCATAGTAGCAGTAGACTACTTTACCAAGTGGGTAAAGGCGGAAGCCTTAGCAACAATCACAACTCGGGCAATAACGAATTTCCTCTGGAAGTCCATAATCTGCCGTTTTGGTATTCCCCAAAGCTTCATCTCTGACAATGGGCGAAATTTTGATGTTTGCATTATCGAGAATGGTGCTTGGAGCTCAAGATCAAAGCCAAGTATTCCTCTCCAAGACATCCGCAAGCCAACGGCCAAGTAGAAGCAACCAACAAAACATTACTCAACATCTTAAAGAAGAAGTTAGGAGCGCAGAAAGGGGAATGGGCTGAGGAACTTCCGAGCACGTTGTTGGCCTATCGGACGTCAGTAAGAACCCCAACTAGAGAAACACCTTTCTCCATGGTCTATGGAGCGGAAGCCGTGATACCAGCAGAGGTGGCCATACCCATGTACAGGGTGCAACAATACGACTCGGATTGGAACAACGAGCGAATGAGGGAGAGCCTAGATTTCttggaagaaagaaaggaggaAGCTACGAGCCAAGCGGCGGCCAACAAATGAAGAGTTGAATTGTATTTTAACAAACGAGTCCGACCTCGTAACTTCAAAGTAGGTGATATGGTCTTAAAGCAAATAGGAGTTACGACCCAAGACACGGGCAAACTGGGTCCCAAATGGGAAGGACCATACTTAGTAGTAGCGATCGGcctgctaacagctattctcaatgcagtctaaatgacttgtcgAGTTTCgtgcaaaaagaaagaaggaaatgcgttggtgagggagcaagGCCATTGAGCTCTGCCAACCTGGAAGTGCCAATCTatgaagtataaagcacaggaaccgagccatgagctcgGACCTGCTAATAGctattctcaacgcagtctaaatgacttgccgatCTTCATACAAAAAGAAATAGGGGAACGTGTTCGTGAGGGAGTAGGGCCTTCGGGCTCAAATGAACAAGTGCCAACCCATATAGTATGAAGCACCGTAACCGAGCCGTGAACTCCAACCTGTTGATAGCGATCGTCAAGGTAAAAACAAGGGCAAGACAAAGCATAAAAAGCTCACAGAAAGGAAGGTAGATAaagtcctttatatatatatattgaactgGGAAGTCCTACATcgtaaaaaagagagaaggaagaaagagaggaagaggaggcTGCAAAGAGGGCCCGACTACAAAGTTACTACAAAGATAAGCACTGCAACACTAGGAAGATGGACGCCCTGTGGATTCAGCAAAGTACGTCCCCTCTTCTGTGGGTGAGAGGACAGGTGGCGCCCTACCAAAAGTCTCCTAGGGATGAACTGGGATTGAAGGTTGAACCAAGAGGAGGCAGCAGCATGGGTATAAGAAGATCAATGGGCAGGCAACGACCAAGGCATGGTTGTCCCCCTCGACGTCTATTCCCGCCCTCCTCAGCCACGGTTGTCGTGCCGCTACCCTGGTCGAGCACCGACCAGGACTAGTGGGATGCAAGTTTTGGTTCGAATGCTCACGAAGGTCGACCCCCGTAAGCAAGGGGCAAGAACAAGTGAGATGTCATAAGTAAGAGGGTAAGAATAAGAGATGTGTGGAGTTTGCTGAGACCCAACTAACTGAACCCCTACCAGCAGCATCCCAAGAACCAGAACAGAACGCTTCTACCTTCCTTAGGCAGTAGAAAAAGGGGGGAAAGGGTCATAGCAGATCGATAGAGCTGATAAAGGAAAGAGAAGGCAGGGCCAGCTACACCCTAACAGAAGATGAAAACATCCCTTTTTATAGTTGGAAACGACTCGGGGCACCCCAGGGCCCTGCGACACCTAAGAACCTCCCCCCAACTCCATGTGTTTGCGGGAATTCCAAGGTTTTCCCACGTGTCCCCTGTGGAGCACGAATCCCGAGAGACAGTCGATGAGGAGAATTAAGCATGGAGAGTCTTAGCCGACATGAAAGCGGTATAAAGAGGGTGACTGATGAAGAAATTAAGTATGAAACATGAGTCACGAATGTGATAAAGGCACATGGTGCGTTTGAATGAAGTTGAACGACACTTGGGCCaaacagaaaagaaagaggTGTCTGGGAGGGGCAACCCCAGAAGAGTCACGAGGTCGGCAGTAGGTTCAGCTACCCACGTGTGCGAAGATTATGGTGTACAGTTCGGTGGGCACTAGAAGGAAGGTGGTAGCTACACGACAAAGTCATGGGCGGGGTTCAAAATTAAAGGACCACCGAATGCGAATAGTATTGCCCGTCTGAACCCGCACGGGAACCCCGTGGAAagttaagttgaaatgagaAAATACTCACTAAGTATGCCCTTCAGCTAGAGTTCCTTGCGCTTGAGATTGAGCTCCAGATTCATGATCTTCATCAGCTCGGCCATATCCTTGTTCAGCTTCCTCTGCTCGCGGATCTTGTCAAGACGGAACGTGTTGCTCGCCCATAAGGACTCATTCTCCACCTCTAGGGACTGCTTCTCACTTAGCATCTTCTCCCCATGGAGGTTCAGCAGTTTGTTCAGCACCCTCTGGGTCTTGAGGTCCTCTTCCAGAGCCTCTTGCTCTTTGGAGACCAAGTCGGCAAACTCCTCTGCGGCCTGAGGGGTTAACATCAATCcatcttgtttaaaaaaaaaaaagagaaagagagaagaaggaaacaaacaaaacgAGAAGGAAAGCGGTCGTGCGGAAGAACACTCACATGAGCAAAAAGTGGCTGGAAGTTTTGGAGGTAAGACTCAAAAAATGATGTACGAGCCCTGACATGGCTTGGCCTAGAACCCAGTGATGCTCTTGGCTCTGAAGAAGAAGGGGGCTCGACAGGCACTAGAGGCAGATTGACCTCTCGGTATGCTGGAGATGGAGTGGTTTCCCCCTCGCTCGGAAGGAAAACCTCTATGGGAGGATCCTGCGAGGGAACCGAGCTCGCACCATGTGCCTCACCAAAGCGAGGGGGGCTCTTGCTCGGTAAGGGATCATCCTCCACCTTTACCAAGTCGACTTCTTGTTGCCAAGCGGAGGGCATAACTTCTGGCACTTGCACAGGAGCAGAGTGGGAGCTTGGAGAGCCTTTGACTCTGACCGAGCTTTCACCATGCACCTTGCCCGAGCAAAGGGGGCTACCGATCGGGGAGGGATcatcctccacctccaccaGGTTGATGTCAAGTTACGGAGCAGAGGGCACAACTTCTGGAACCTGGGGCTCCTGGGTGAAACAAACAACCCGACATATTGAAAGACAACGAAGGGAAATAAATGGAACAAACGTTCAATGGACATCAATAGAAACAGAGAAGGAAGAGCCAGTACCTGTGTGATCTCCTCCAAAAGGGGGATTTGTTCTGAAGCCATCAAAGGGCTTGGCTCGATCTACGGACCCAGTACCAGAGTAGACACTGGGACCCTGGATCGGCTGGGAGCCGCAATCCCAGGATAGCTTGGCCCCTCAACCTATGATCTGGGAATAGTCCCATCAAAGTATTGTTCCGTAACTTCAAGGAATTCGAGCTCCCTGGTAGGCAAAACTCCTTCGGAGAGAAGGACAGTCGTGATGGGGATCGGGGAGCCTCCAGAATGGGCAAAGTCAGCGTGCTCGGGAGCAAGGGCTGGAGGATAAGGCAAACCACCCTCGAAGGACATGTCGAACTTGGCAAGCATCTCCCCGAAAGAAGGAAGCTACTTGTGCAGGAGTTCCCCCTCTTTGAGGAGAGTATCCTTGAAAGAGGTGGAAGATGCCCAACACCTGTGCTGACCCATAAGGTTTAGGGCCTTCAAAAGATGAGGCGAAGAGAAAGGCTACCGCTGCTTCAGCGCTTTCTCCTTCTGCACAGCCTATTTGGGAAAAGCAAGCGTAATTATTCGTagctcaaataaaaaatgtatatgtttgaaaatttacAATGACCTACCTCCATAAAGACCAACATCCTGGGCGGGACGACGGGCTCTCTCTGCGTCTTTGACTGAGCTGTCCCTACGAGTGGCCCAAACAAACTTTCCTACTGGTGCCTCTCGCCGAGAGCTCTTTCCCTTTCGCTGGGCAACTTCGGGTTTAGAAGGAAGGGGTAGAGCGACTGGGACTTCTTCAGCTGGAATGGGCCGAGGGAGAATTGGCGCCTCTGGCTCAGTGTGTGGATGTTTGGGCACTCCTCTTCAGGAAGGGAAGGAGCGGGACGTTTTTTCCTAGACAGTGTAAGTGGACCCAACAGGAAGTCCTGGCCCGGTACGTGGTTGCGGAGCGGGAGGACGAGGTAACAACGAATGTAGTCATCATTCAGGAGTGCGTCTGTCTCAGGCAGGTCGGGATGGGCCAAAACCCAGGACACCATAGAAGCGATACAGAGTTCCTTCCTCTCCAACAAGGTAATGGCCAGAGACTTAGAGGTTGGAACCTTGCCCCAAAAGCTCAAATCGGCAACTCATCATAGTCCCTCACCCCCTTGGGGCACTCTCGACCAGTGCACCTTACGAAGAAAAACCACTGGTGCCATTCCTTTATGGAAGAATAGTGCCTCTCCAAGGACGTAAAATGCCTCTCGGCGATGTACGACTGGAAACTGCAGCAATTCCCATCTAGTCGATTGATTCGGTACACACTCAGAAGTTCACGAGTAGTTAGGTCGGGGTAATCCTCCGAATCGGACAGAACAAGTTAGAAGGCCACGCAACTGGCCAAGAGTAGACGCCAGGCATTGGGGTTGAGCTATGCAGGGGCAAGTTTCAGATAATCCAGGACGTCAAGGACAAGGCAGCAGAATGGGAAACGAAGCCCTATGGAGAACATGTGGGGATAAAGCGCCACCGCCGTTGCCAGACCTTGGCGGTCAACCATAGTGATGCGGGACGACGAACCTTCGGCCGAAGTCCCATCGAGGAGTGGAAACTCTCTGCAGAAAGCATGAAGCTCAGTCTTGGTCATGGTCGAAACCCACCGATGCCTTACAAAATAGTTGAAGTGAGACTCGTCAACAGTTGGCTTAGTCATGGCGAAAGGTGAAGAGGCGAAATTGAAAGAAGGATAGGGGATTCGAGACGAAGGTATTAGAGAAGGGGAAAGGTAGGAGACGAAGCGTGAGTATAAAAGGAGGAGGCGTAATAAAACGATCTTCAACTTAAAGTGACGTTGTAGGATCCGAAGAGGTGCCTCGATAGTGGGAAGACGGTGCAGCATTATCGCAGCACGTGCATGAGGGATGAATCGACATCAGGCTGCCAATCCGGTATAAAAAAAGGGGGAAGAAGAAAGGGCTTTTGAATTTCCAGCCCACAAGCATGCTTAAAATTTGGGGGGTACTGTGGTGGGGGAAAAATCATTACCTCAGGCCCAAGATAGCAGAGGGGGGAAATTCGTGGTGGGGAGCTGGGCCAACAATAAGGCCCAGCCCGGACACCCAAACCCcagcaaagaaaataaatagccCGAACCAAAATATGGACAGGAGATTCAGGTCGAGGCAAGAGATCTGAAGGAAGATCAGGAGAAGAGGGAAGAATGACGTGCGTCACCAGACAGAAGAGAAGCAGAACGGAGGCCATGTCACATTTAATGCGGCCCAGAACAGAGGCCACATCGCATTTCATGCGGCCCAGAGCAGAGGCCACGCCATATTTAATGCGGCCCAGAACAGAGTCCACGTTGCATTCAATGTGCCTCGAGGTGCAGAGTGTACAACATTGGTCCAAAACCAGAGTGGAGAGCAGAGAGGGTCTTAGGCCGTCGTTGCTAGGTGAAGTAACCATGTGAAAGCTGCTCGATAGTCAACTAAGCGGGATAAATTCCCTCGTGCAATGCAACACCCCACTATGGGGGAATCCTAAACGGTAACTATAAATAAGAGTCAACCCAGCTGCGAATaaggtgataaaaaaaatatatattgtcacCTCTGtctatttttttggtttctcttcttaATCTTTCCTCTCAAGacactgacttaagcatcagagaATTAACAAACCTCGAGGTCCCCTCTCCGTTTTGGCAGTGCAGGATCATGCTTGGATACTGGGGGTGAGAAGTTACCCGGGcttgcgaaacacgacatcaacagtaGCGGTAGAATAATATTGGATAGCTGGATATATTAGGGTTGTAGAATTTCGGGGATTGATCTATGACTGATATTTTGCTTCATAGTACTAAGTGttcatttgaaatatatatatttatatatatatatatatgcaggttgTTTGTATATATTGACTATTGAGTTTATAAGGACAAAGACACTTCAAAATTTTGCTTTATTTAAGAGTTTTATCAAGTGGGAGAGACAGAATATTCTtgctataaattttaatatgacgtaataaaaaatttgtaaattcgttaaacattttttaaaagaaatcacaaactcattaaaaatcaattcattaaccattaagtaaaaaaaaaaaaagaaattgaaggcACCATTGCATGCATGGGTGGGAGTAGTGTTTTCCAAGTTAAAATGTATAATCCCAAAGATATTGATTGGTCAATGTTGGTGTATAATTTGGTACTACactcaaaaagaagaaaagtctATACTCTCTAGGTTTGTGATGAACTCTAAGCTCAGCTAGGGCagagcaaaaattcaaaaatgcAACTCTAAATCTGGCTTTGCACcaactccgctccgactccgaaaaaATGGAATCAGAGTcggattttgttttgttcttcaaTCAGAGTCGGAGGTGTTGCTGGACTAACTTCAACTCCGATTCGATCCGACTTCGACTTTATGCTTGACTCCAATTTTGCACTCCGAAtctgatattgtacatatgttataaaagttatatgtatttatctatatatttatcacataaactagtatatttatatatatagttatataactaaaacttatatagttaaattcaatacatAATATACAactatgagctaattattataaaataatatacttatactataatataaatagactaatgatagtttagtatatgtaaacatcatagtattactaccatatataatcaagtatagaaataagttagacactagtatttaaatcagtttaatataataagttaatagtACATATGCtaatttattaaagtataatACGATATAATTAGACACCATAtagaaagtctagtatataattgacctagaaataagttagacattagtataataacatgtaatattaatgtataattacatgtaattagacatgATAGTATAAGtattgtatagaaataaattagacactagtatagaaataactagtaagtctagtataataagttaataacacataatactaatttactaaagtatattaacatgtaattagatactaaaaataatatgtaatactatagtatatgtctagtataaaaataagttagatattagtatataagtaaattaacattgaatgatttagttttagttttaatcttttataaaaattgaaatttgaaagaccacaaaaaattatttttataaaagggcTAAATATGAAGCCATAAACAAAGCCCAAAGTTTCAAGCCTAAATCAGACTTAGCTTCAAAAACTCAGAGTTGGAGTAGGATCTAAGCCAACACAAGTCGGTTGGAGTTCAATTTGAACTCTGACAAAGTCGAATAGTCGGATTTAGAGAAATTTAACTCCAACTAAGTCGATGATCACCCTAAGCTCAGCATTACAACAagtcatttttttctcctttaaaCAAAAAGCCATCACAAAAGGTCAAACATTTGTTGGAAAAACTTTGCTTACACGATGGATaaaatgatagatatataacatttttttacaacttcttATACAAGTATTTTtgaatgagtaaaatttttgtaaaataacttataaaagtaatataacTTTACGTAAATagtctcattttaaaatatggttgtaTTAAAGGGTTATAAAAGGGATTGTACATGTATCATTAGTCTTGATACATAGGCCACAAAAGCCTAATAGAATTAATGTTGGGATCCTTCCAAAAGGGATAAACCCTATAAAGGCGCAACGGCATGAAAACATAACCGTTTCACAATGAGAGTCAAGTCTATGAAGATATTCAAGCGATATATCCATGTCGGATAGACGCCATTAACGACCAAATCATGCCAGAGAAGGTAACATTAGCTAGGCACAGAGAATCGTACCTATGGAAAAGTCTAGCCATATCAAGTTAGtccaacatatataaatatcaaagtTTTGGATTTCATTTCAATGACCATTCCAGTTGAAACACTGGAACagaatatttttatactaatacatttttgtgataccccatatgataaggataatggtaagTGGtatatgggatctcacattgcttgggaatgagaagttcttgctctttataaggtttcaatggggctcaAATTGTATCATTCAtcagtccttttggagtattgGTCATATGGTTTCAGCTTTCCATTGGGCACTACAATTGGTATTAGAGACATGTTTGAGATTCAGCATACTATAATAAG
Protein-coding sequences here:
- the LOC108986528 gene encoding uncharacterized protein LOC108986528, with amino-acid sequence MLTLVVTARRLRPYFQAYPVKVQTDVLLRKILQKCDITGQMTSWGKQWQVYVDGSSCRIGGGAGLHIVTDSGERFDYALKLRFKVTNNEEEYEPLLLGLTLARSLSATEVEVKADSQIVVGQVTGQFLTKGENLKRYLQRVGEKRDRFQYFANHQIPRGENQEAGWVTKAASGQEEVPLPDHVVAQTVDIAAVGIWVSAIEQAQYVLAEIHEGVCGNHASKRALALRIARAVYYWPNTHKDADKFARKCLKCQENAPIPHCPPAELTFVTAQWPFVQWGLDLIDPLPTGKGGVKFVIVAVDYFTKWVKAEALATITTRAITNFLWKSIICRFGIPQSFISDNGRNFDVCIIENGAWSSRSKPSIPLQDIRKPTAK